One Aquarana catesbeiana isolate 2022-GZ linkage group LG06, ASM4218655v1, whole genome shotgun sequence genomic region harbors:
- the KAT8 gene encoding histone acetyltransferase KAT8 has product MDNSIPEEHKLETMAVGENQHDALPSQEDGLEQGSVKEEEDDDILSRGDTGASIGGGRDPEVTVEIGETYLCRRADNTWHSAEVIQSRLNEQEGREEFYVHYVGFNRRLDEWVDKNRLALTKTAKDAVQKNTDQYLNELSEQPERKITRNQKRKHDEINHVQKTYAEMDPTTAALEKEHEAITKVKYVDKIHIGNYEIDAWYFSPFPEDYGKQPKLWVCEYCLKYMKFEKTYRYHLGLCQWRQPPGKEIYRKNNISVYEVDGKDHKVYCQNLCLLAKLFLDHKTLYFDVEPFVFYILTEVDRQGAHIVGYFSKEKESPDGNNVACILTLPPYQRRGYGKFLIAFSYELSKLESTVGSPEKPLSDLGKLSYRSYWSWVLLEILRDFRGTLSIKDLSRMTSITQNDIIGTLQSLNMVKYWKGQHVICVTPKLVEEHLKSAQYKKPPITVDSQNLKWTPPKHKTIKTTKK; this is encoded by the exons ATGGACAATTCCATTCCTGAAGAACACAAATTGGAGACCATGGCGGTCGGCGAGAATCAACATGACGCCCTCCCCTCCCAAGAGGATGGGTTGGAGCAAGGAAGCGTCAAAGAGGAGGAAGATGATGACATTCTGTCCAGAGGTGACACCGGTGCCTCAATCGGAGGTGGCAGAGATCCTGAGGTGACCGTGGAGATCGGAGAGACTTACCTGTGCCGGAGAGCGGACAACACTTGGC ATTCGGCAGAGGTCATCCAGTCCCGACTGAATGAACAGGAAGGGCGAGAGGAGTTCTATGTACATTATGTGGGCT TTAACAGGCGGTTGGATGAATGGGTGGACAAGAACCGGTTGGCGCTGACCAAGACTGCAAAGGACGCCGTTCAGAAAAACACGGACCAATACCTGAACGAACTGTCCGAGCAACCGGAGAGGAAAATCACCAGAAATCAGAAGAGGAAGCACGATGAGATTAACCATGTTCAGAAG ACTTATGCAGAAATGGATCCCACCACGGCTGCACTGGAGAAAGAACATGAAGCG ATCACAAAAGTGAAATACGTGGACAAGATTCACATTGGCAATTACGAGATTGATGCGTGGTACTTCTCTCCCTTCCCAGAGGATTATGGAAAGCAGCCGAAGCTCTGGGTGTGCGAATACTGCCTGAAATACATGAAGTTCGAGAAGACTTACCGCTATCACCTG GGTCTGTGTCAGTGGAGGCAGCCGCCAGGAAAGGAGATCTATAGAAAGAACAACATCTCGGTGTATGAAGTGGACGGGAAAGACCACAAGGTCTACTGCCAGAACCTCTGCCTCCTGGCCAAGCTCTTCCTGGATCACAAAACCTTGTACTTCGATGTGGAGCCCTTCGTGTTCTACATCCTGACTGAAGTGGACCGGCAAGGGGCCCACATCGTTGGCTATTTCTCCAAG GAGAAGGAGTCTCCGGATGGAAATAACGTGGCCTGTATCCTAACACTCCCGCCGTATCAGAGACGAGGCTACGGAAAGTTCCTCATCGCTTTCA GTTATGAGCTGTCCAAGCTGGAAAGCACGGTGGGTTCACCAGAAAAACCGTTGTCTGATTTGGGCAAATTAAGCTACCGCAGCTACTGGTCCTGGGTGCTGCTGGAGATCCTGCGGGACTTCCGGGGGACGCTGTCCATCAAAGACCTCAG CCGTATGACCAGCATTACTCAGAACGACATCATCGGCACTCTGCAGTCACTGAATATGGTGAAATACTGGAAGGGACAACATGTCATATGTGTCACCCCCAAACTGGTGGAGGAGCATCTGAAGAGCGCACAGTATAAGAAGCCCCCGATTACAG